The Mesorhizobium loti genome includes a region encoding these proteins:
- a CDS encoding sugar ABC transporter ATP-binding protein, with the protein MNDPTPPKKDVAETGDADSLLIEVRDVRKHYDAVHALGGVDFHLKPGEVVGLVGHNGAGKSTLMNVLAGTVERSSGSFRLGGCEIGVWSAASAQQAGLRCIFQELSLCANLTSAENTRIVHRPLRGLGWRRRARQVIGPVLDEIFPGHGIDLDRKVADLPIGGRQMVEIARAFTQTGIKLRAVILDEPTSALGHEATEQLLAHIRRAAGRGIACILITHRLNEILAVCDRTVVMVDGKVVAERPTAGLSRAALVELMGSIERPRDRSAGKVASVQAPVIRHAGRDTTDLTIEVGKGEIIGFAGLDGHGQRERLRAMFYAARRQREALPGAYVAGDRGSEGVFSLWSIADNLTIRSLNALTRGGMISSAAARKLAETWSDRLKVKAPSIDTPILSLSGGNQQKVLFARALASDAEVIFLDDPMRGVDVGTKQEVYRLIRAEAENGRSFVWYTTELEELTNCERIYVFREGRAATRLEGDAIETGNILQASFGGGHV; encoded by the coding sequence ATGAACGATCCCACGCCGCCCAAGAAGGACGTAGCAGAGACAGGCGATGCCGACAGCCTCCTCATCGAGGTACGCGATGTCCGCAAGCACTATGATGCCGTGCATGCCCTGGGCGGCGTGGACTTTCATCTGAAACCCGGCGAGGTCGTCGGCCTCGTCGGCCACAATGGCGCTGGCAAGTCGACGCTGATGAACGTGCTTGCCGGCACGGTCGAGCGCAGCAGCGGCAGCTTTCGCCTCGGGGGGTGTGAGATCGGCGTATGGAGTGCGGCCAGCGCCCAGCAGGCCGGACTGCGCTGCATCTTCCAGGAACTGTCGCTCTGCGCCAACCTGACGTCGGCGGAAAATACCCGCATCGTGCATAGGCCTTTGCGCGGGTTGGGCTGGCGCCGGCGCGCGCGCCAGGTGATCGGCCCGGTGCTGGACGAGATCTTCCCTGGCCACGGCATCGATCTCGACAGGAAAGTCGCCGACCTGCCGATCGGCGGGCGACAGATGGTCGAGATCGCCCGCGCTTTCACGCAGACCGGCATCAAATTGCGCGCCGTCATTCTCGACGAGCCGACCTCGGCGCTCGGCCACGAGGCGACGGAACAATTGCTCGCTCATATCCGCCGCGCGGCAGGGCGCGGCATCGCCTGCATCCTGATCACCCATCGCCTGAACGAGATCCTCGCCGTCTGCGACCGCACCGTCGTCATGGTCGACGGCAAGGTCGTCGCCGAGCGGCCGACCGCTGGCCTGTCACGCGCCGCACTTGTCGAGCTGATGGGTAGCATCGAACGGCCGCGCGACCGCTCCGCCGGCAAGGTGGCCTCGGTGCAAGCTCCGGTGATCCGGCATGCCGGCCGCGACACCACCGATCTGACCATCGAAGTCGGCAAGGGCGAGATCATCGGCTTCGCCGGGCTCGACGGCCACGGCCAGCGCGAGCGGCTGCGCGCGATGTTTTATGCCGCGCGCCGGCAGCGCGAGGCCTTGCCGGGCGCCTATGTCGCCGGCGACCGTGGCTCGGAAGGCGTGTTCTCGCTGTGGTCGATCGCCGACAATCTGACCATCCGCAGCCTGAATGCGCTGACGCGGGGCGGCATGATTTCGAGCGCCGCCGCCCGCAAGCTGGCCGAGACCTGGTCGGACCGGCTCAAGGTCAAGGCGCCTTCGATCGACACGCCGATCCTGTCGCTGTCGGGCGGCAACCAGCAAAAGGTGCTGTTCGCCCGCGCGCTGGCGTCAGACGCTGAGGTGATCTTCCTCGACGATCCGATGCGCGGCGTCGATGTCGGCACCAAGCAGGAGGTCTACCGGCTGATCCGCGCCGAGGCCGAGAACGGGCGCTCCTTCGTCTGGTACACGACCGAGCTCGAAGAGCTGACCAATTGCGAGCGCATCTATGTCTTCCGCGAGGGTCGCGCCGCGACCAGGCTGGAAGGCGACGCCATCGAGACCGGCAATATCCTGCAGGCGTCGTTCGGAGGCGGGCATGTCTGA
- a CDS encoding ABC transporter substrate-binding protein has protein sequence MSRTRTAGRAFLIAALLSCTTLATTGARADDGVAKGDTSAKKIAFSNSYAGNSFRQVMIKSFEEMGAKAVADKQVAATAVVSSNNSVTEQASQIENLILQGYDAIIVLAGSDTALNGAIKDACNAGITVVAFASGVTEPCAYVVDYNLDSYAKAELDFISSKLGDKPANILEIRGMAGDGFDKRLHEGVEKAMKAHASYKAVGEVYGQWTATVAQKEVSGILPSLPQVDAVLTQGGDGYGAAQAFKAANRQLPIIIMGNRQDELALWKQEHDASGYQTFSLGATPSVSQVAFWVAQQILAGKQVPKFVEVPLLQINQPDLDAWLKTVPEGGVVNAEYPQELVAKIIDANVKKEPLPGVPAPK, from the coding sequence ATGAGCAGAACCAGAACAGCTGGCAGAGCCTTCCTTATCGCGGCGCTGCTTTCCTGCACGACCCTTGCCACGACAGGCGCGCGGGCCGATGACGGCGTCGCCAAGGGCGACACGTCGGCCAAGAAGATCGCCTTCAGCAATTCCTACGCCGGCAATTCCTTCCGCCAGGTGATGATCAAGAGTTTTGAGGAGATGGGCGCCAAGGCCGTGGCCGACAAGCAGGTCGCCGCCACCGCCGTCGTCAGCTCGAACAATTCGGTGACCGAGCAGGCGAGCCAGATCGAGAACTTGATCCTCCAGGGCTATGACGCGATCATCGTGCTTGCCGGCTCCGACACCGCACTCAACGGCGCCATCAAGGATGCCTGCAATGCCGGCATCACTGTCGTCGCCTTCGCCAGCGGCGTCACCGAACCTTGCGCCTATGTCGTCGACTACAACCTCGATTCCTATGCCAAGGCCGAACTGGACTTCATCTCCAGCAAGCTCGGCGACAAGCCGGCCAACATCCTCGAAATCCGCGGCATGGCTGGCGATGGTTTCGACAAGCGCCTGCATGAAGGCGTCGAGAAGGCGATGAAGGCGCACGCCAGCTATAAGGCTGTCGGCGAGGTCTATGGCCAGTGGACGGCGACCGTGGCGCAAAAGGAAGTGTCGGGCATCCTGCCATCGCTGCCTCAGGTCGATGCCGTGCTGACTCAGGGCGGCGATGGCTATGGCGCGGCGCAGGCATTCAAGGCCGCCAACAGGCAGCTGCCGATCATCATCATGGGCAATCGCCAGGACGAATTGGCACTGTGGAAGCAGGAGCATGACGCCAGCGGCTACCAGACCTTCTCGCTGGGCGCGACGCCAAGCGTCTCGCAGGTCGCGTTCTGGGTTGCGCAGCAGATCCTGGCGGGCAAGCAGGTGCCGAAATTCGTCGAGGTGCCGCTCTTGCAGATCAACCAGCCCGACCTCGACGCCTGGCTGAAGACGGTTCCCGAAGGCGGCGTCGTCAATGCCGAATATCCGCAGGAACTGGTGGCCAAGATCATCGACGCCAACGTAAAGAAGGAGCCTCTGCCGGGCGTTCCCGCGCCGAAATGA
- a CDS encoding mandelate racemase has product MKITDIKATTVTVPLEAALRHSNGTHWGRFVRTVVEVETDEGILGLGEMGGGGAGAELAFAGLKPYLVGHDPFDLNRMRYAICNPTASLYNNRTQLHAALEFACLDIIGKKLGVPVYQLLGGRVRDRIGFASYLFFRYADRRNGKGEVRTIEQLLDHARALKAEHGFGAHKLKAGVFHPDYELECFRALAAEFPADTLRYDPNAALSVEEALRFGQAISDLRNDYFEDPTWGLAGMRRLREKLSIPLATNTIVIDFEQLATNVRDPAVDVILLDTTFWGGIRACVRAAQICDTFGLGIAVHSSGELGIQLATMLHLGAVLPNLVFTADAHYHHLADDIIVGGKMRYENGAIAVPEAPGLGVELDRDKLATYAELYRSLGGYAYDRDPGRPGWYPLLPNTNFADHRDATVPDLGLG; this is encoded by the coding sequence ATGAAGATCACGGACATCAAGGCGACCACCGTCACCGTTCCGCTGGAAGCAGCATTGCGGCACAGCAACGGCACGCATTGGGGGCGCTTTGTCCGCACCGTGGTCGAGGTCGAGACTGACGAAGGCATTCTCGGCCTCGGCGAAATGGGCGGCGGCGGCGCGGGCGCCGAACTGGCCTTCGCCGGATTGAAGCCCTACCTCGTCGGCCACGACCCTTTCGATCTCAACCGCATGCGCTACGCCATCTGCAATCCGACGGCATCGCTCTACAACAACCGCACGCAGCTCCACGCAGCGCTGGAATTCGCTTGCCTCGACATCATCGGCAAGAAGCTCGGCGTGCCGGTTTACCAATTGCTTGGCGGGCGCGTGCGCGACCGGATCGGCTTCGCCTCCTATCTGTTCTTCCGTTATGCCGACCGCCGCAATGGCAAGGGCGAGGTCCGCACCATCGAGCAATTGCTCGACCATGCCCGCGCGCTCAAGGCCGAGCACGGATTTGGCGCCCACAAGCTCAAGGCCGGTGTGTTTCATCCCGACTATGAGTTGGAGTGTTTCAGGGCGCTCGCCGCGGAATTCCCTGCCGACACGCTGCGCTACGATCCGAACGCGGCACTGTCGGTCGAAGAGGCGCTGCGTTTCGGCCAGGCCATCTCGGACCTCAGGAACGACTATTTCGAGGACCCGACCTGGGGCCTGGCCGGCATGCGCCGCTTGCGCGAGAAGCTTTCCATCCCGCTGGCCACCAACACCATCGTCATCGATTTCGAACAGCTCGCCACCAATGTGCGCGACCCTGCCGTCGACGTTATCCTGCTCGATACCACCTTCTGGGGCGGCATCCGCGCCTGCGTGCGCGCCGCGCAGATCTGCGACACGTTCGGCCTCGGCATTGCGGTGCATTCCTCTGGTGAGCTCGGCATCCAGCTCGCCACCATGCTGCATCTTGGCGCTGTGCTGCCCAACCTCGTCTTCACTGCCGATGCGCACTACCACCATCTTGCCGACGACATCATCGTCGGCGGCAAGATGCGTTACGAGAACGGTGCGATCGCGGTGCCGGAGGCGCCGGGCCTCGGTGTCGAACTCGACCGCGACAAGCTTGCAACCTATGCCGAGCTCTACCGCTCGCTGGGCGGCTATGCCTACGACCGCGATCCCGGCCGTCCGGGCTGGTATCCGCTGCTGCCCAACACGAATTTCGCCGACCATCGAGACGCCACCGTGCCCGATCTCGGGCTGGGGTGA
- a CDS encoding GntR family transcriptional regulator, whose product MGTKLSGATRFSGNAARLKNAGQREPSRVLEPVNNRMPISPQIYERLRRAITTLAMLPSEALSEQDLAQQLGVSRTPVREALIRLADEGLIDILPQRGSFVAPIRLSDVEEAQFIREALEVSVVQRLAGHGSSAFIAAGRVNLAQQAKAVAEGDRELFLELDEGFHRSLCEEAGLPKSWRVIQVVKLQMDRVRYLSLPEPGHLETLLAQHVAIFEAVETGEAKQAGARMAAHLREVLRTVQRLNVARPDLFGQ is encoded by the coding sequence ATGGGAACCAAGCTTTCGGGGGCGACCAGGTTTTCAGGCAATGCTGCCAGGCTGAAGAACGCCGGTCAGCGCGAACCCTCGCGGGTGCTGGAGCCGGTCAACAACCGCATGCCGATCTCGCCGCAGATCTACGAGCGCCTGCGCCGCGCCATCACGACGCTGGCGATGTTGCCGTCGGAAGCGCTCAGCGAACAGGATCTCGCCCAGCAGCTCGGTGTCAGCCGCACGCCGGTGCGCGAGGCGCTGATCCGGCTTGCCGATGAAGGGCTCATCGACATCCTGCCGCAGCGCGGCAGTTTCGTCGCGCCGATCCGGCTGAGTGACGTCGAGGAAGCACAGTTCATTCGCGAGGCGCTTGAAGTCTCCGTCGTGCAGAGACTGGCCGGCCACGGCTCGAGCGCGTTCATCGCGGCAGGCAGGGTGAACCTTGCCCAGCAGGCCAAGGCAGTGGCCGAGGGCGACCGCGAGCTGTTCCTCGAGCTAGACGAGGGCTTCCATCGCAGCCTGTGCGAAGAGGCCGGCCTGCCCAAGAGCTGGCGGGTGATCCAGGTGGTCAAGCTGCAGATGGACCGTGTGCGCTATCTGAGCCTGCCCGAGCCCGGGCACCTCGAAACGCTGCTCGCCCAGCATGTGGCGATCTTCGAAGCCGTGGAAACCGGCGAGGCAAAACAGGCAGGCGCGCGCATGGCGGCGCATCTGCGCGAAGTGCTGCGGACGGTGCAACGGCTGAACGTCGCCCGACCGGATCTGTTTGGCCAGTGA
- a CDS encoding SMP-30/gluconolactonase/LRE family protein, whose translation MKIEVVVDVKTTLGEGPLWDVEQERLYWIDSFDGRVFRATADGREIRSWDVPMKIGSMALRKDGSGAVVSLQRGFHLLDFVTGDVTLIHDPEPDRPMNRLNDGKVDRRGRFFAGSMDTMEEGPSGGLYRLDPDFSVTRIDSGIICSNGPCWSPDDRTFYFADTWTGEIWAYDYDIATGAATNRRTFVRVDTSRGGAADGSTVDAEGYLWNALVYDGRLVRYAPDGSIDRIIDMPVKKITSVMFGGPKLDTLYVTSMAKPPLPRFPGDGVLRGSLFAITGLGIKGVAEPRFGG comes from the coding sequence ATGAAGATCGAAGTCGTTGTGGACGTGAAGACCACGCTGGGCGAAGGACCGCTGTGGGACGTCGAACAGGAACGCCTGTACTGGATCGACAGTTTCGACGGGCGCGTGTTTCGCGCGACCGCCGACGGGCGCGAGATCCGGTCATGGGACGTGCCGATGAAGATCGGCTCGATGGCGCTGCGCAAGGACGGCAGCGGCGCTGTAGTGTCGCTGCAGCGCGGCTTCCATCTGCTCGATTTCGTCACCGGCGATGTGACGCTGATCCACGACCCGGAGCCGGACCGGCCGATGAACCGGCTCAACGACGGCAAGGTCGACCGGCGCGGCCGCTTCTTCGCCGGCTCCATGGATACGATGGAAGAGGGGCCGTCCGGCGGCCTCTACAGGCTCGATCCGGATTTCTCCGTCACCAGGATCGATTCCGGCATCATCTGCTCCAACGGTCCATGCTGGAGCCCTGACGACCGCACCTTCTATTTCGCCGACACCTGGACCGGCGAGATCTGGGCCTATGATTACGACATCGCCACCGGTGCCGCCACCAACCGGCGCACCTTCGTGCGCGTCGACACCAGCCGGGGCGGTGCGGCTGACGGCTCGACCGTCGATGCCGAGGGCTATCTGTGGAATGCGCTGGTCTATGACGGAAGGCTCGTGCGCTACGCGCCGGACGGCAGCATCGACCGCATCATCGACATGCCGGTCAAGAAGATCACCAGCGTCATGTTCGGCGGGCCGAAGCTCGACACCCTGTACGTCACCTCGATGGCCAAGCCGCCGCTGCCGCGTTTTCCCGGCGACGGCGTCTTGCGCGGCAGCCTGTTCGCCATCACCGGCCTTGGCATCAAGGGCGTCGCGGAACCGCGCTTCGGCGGCTGA
- a CDS encoding 3-keto-5-aminohexanoate cleavage protein has product MSETSRKPGAQKTRGKIIITCAVTGAIHTPTMSPYLPITPDQIASEAIAAAEAGAAILHLHARDPETGKPDQTPEAFARFLPRVKQGTNAAINITTGGSPYMKVEERVRPAAQFKPEVASLNMGSINFGLYHLADKYEAFKFDWEKPHLEATRDLVFRNSFKDIEYILATCYDNGTRFEFECYDIAHLYNLSHFADRGLVKPPFFVQSVFGLLGGIGTHPEDVAHMKRTADRLFGDQFRWSVLGAGASQLRIAAQSAALGGNIRVGLEDSLWAGKGKLAKSNAEQVLLARKIIEGLGMEVATPDEAREILSLKGGDKVAF; this is encoded by the coding sequence ATGAGCGAAACGAGCCGCAAGCCCGGCGCCCAGAAGACTAGGGGCAAGATCATCATCACCTGCGCGGTGACGGGCGCCATCCACACGCCGACCATGTCGCCCTATCTGCCGATCACGCCGGACCAGATCGCCTCGGAGGCGATCGCCGCTGCGGAAGCCGGCGCCGCGATCCTGCATCTGCACGCCCGCGACCCGGAAACCGGCAAACCCGACCAGACGCCGGAGGCCTTCGCCCGCTTCCTGCCACGCGTCAAGCAAGGCACCAACGCCGCCATCAACATCACCACCGGCGGCAGCCCTTACATGAAGGTCGAGGAGCGTGTGCGCCCGGCCGCCCAGTTCAAGCCGGAAGTCGCCTCGCTCAATATGGGTTCGATCAATTTCGGGCTCTATCACCTGGCCGACAAATACGAGGCCTTCAAGTTCGACTGGGAAAAGCCCCATCTGGAAGCGACGCGCGACCTCGTCTTCCGCAACTCCTTCAAGGACATCGAGTACATTCTGGCGACCTGCTACGACAATGGCACGCGCTTCGAGTTCGAGTGCTACGACATCGCTCATCTCTACAATCTTTCCCACTTCGCCGACCGCGGGCTGGTGAAGCCGCCTTTCTTCGTGCAGTCGGTGTTCGGGCTGCTCGGCGGCATCGGCACGCATCCAGAAGACGTCGCCCATATGAAGCGCACCGCCGACCGGCTGTTCGGCGACCAGTTCCGCTGGTCGGTGCTGGGCGCCGGCGCCAGCCAGCTGCGCATCGCCGCGCAGTCGGCGGCACTTGGCGGCAACATCCGCGTCGGGCTGGAGGACAGCCTGTGGGCGGGCAAGGGCAAGCTTGCCAAATCGAACGCCGAGCAGGTCTTGCTGGCCCGCAAGATCATCGAGGGGCTCGGCATGGAGGTGGCGACGCCCGACGAGGCGCGCGAGATACTGTCATTGAAGGGCGGCGACAAGGTCGCTTTCTGA
- a CDS encoding 3-hydroxyacyl-CoA dehydrogenase produces the protein MANVAIVGSGFIGRAWAISFARAGHDVRMWDQSPTATGGARDYIAGVLGDLAQNDLLRGQSVDTVLGRIAIVAELAEALAGAVHIQENTPENLEVKREVFSLIDSLADPQTVIASSTSALLPSKFTDHLQGRHRCLVVHPINPPYLIPAAEVVPAPWTSADTLERTRAFLIDAGHAPLVMKRELDGFIMNRLQGALLEEAFRLVADGYASVEDVDIGIRDGLALRWSFMGPFETIDLNAPGGVRDYVERYQSIYSNIFPQMLRRVDWAGEVMKTVEADRRERLPRENLGERQVWRDRRLMALAAHKKKSDQEYGQ, from the coding sequence ATGGCCAATGTCGCGATCGTCGGAAGCGGGTTCATCGGGCGGGCCTGGGCGATCAGCTTTGCCCGCGCCGGCCATGATGTGCGGATGTGGGACCAGTCGCCCACTGCCACAGGCGGCGCCCGCGACTACATTGCGGGTGTGCTTGGCGACCTCGCTCAGAACGACCTGTTGCGCGGTCAGTCCGTCGACACCGTGCTCGGCCGGATCGCCATTGTCGCCGAGCTGGCGGAGGCGCTGGCTGGTGCGGTCCATATCCAGGAGAACACGCCCGAAAACCTTGAGGTGAAGCGGGAGGTGTTCTCCCTGATCGACAGTCTTGCCGACCCGCAGACAGTCATCGCCAGTTCCACCTCGGCGCTGCTGCCGTCCAAATTCACCGACCATCTGCAAGGACGGCACCGCTGTCTGGTCGTGCATCCGATCAATCCGCCCTATCTCATTCCGGCGGCTGAGGTCGTGCCGGCGCCTTGGACATCTGCTGACACGCTGGAAAGGACCCGCGCCTTCCTCATCGACGCCGGTCACGCACCGTTGGTGATGAAGCGCGAGCTTGACGGCTTCATCATGAACCGCCTGCAAGGCGCATTGCTGGAGGAGGCTTTCCGGCTTGTCGCCGACGGCTACGCCAGCGTCGAGGATGTCGATATCGGCATCCGCGACGGACTGGCGCTGCGCTGGTCGTTCATGGGTCCGTTCGAGACCATCGACCTCAATGCGCCCGGCGGCGTGCGTGACTATGTCGAGCGCTATCAGTCGATCTATTCGAACATTTTCCCGCAGATGCTGCGCCGGGTCGACTGGGCGGGCGAGGTGATGAAAACAGTCGAAGCCGACCGCCGCGAACGCTTGCCGCGCGAAAACCTCGGCGAGCGGCAGGTGTGGCGCGATCGCCGGCTGATGGCGCTGGCGGCGCACAAGAAAAAATCGGACCAGGAGTACGGACAATGA
- a CDS encoding SDR family oxidoreductase: MSTRAPVSADEFLTGLKGQRVLVTAGAGGIGFAIADTLSRLGARIVVCDVSDEALAAAPGKIDLVAAVKADVSRDDDVDRLFEAVEKELGGLDALINNAGIAGPTGGVDEIDPADWRRCIDICLTGQFLCARRAVPLIKAAGGGSIVSMSSAAGRHGYAFRTPYSAAKFGVIGFTQSLAKELGPHGIRVNAILPGIIEGPRIEGVISARAKQVGISHEEMTDRYLQNISLRRMTSPYDVAAMVAFLLSDAGINISGQSLGVDGNVETL, translated from the coding sequence ATGAGCACAAGGGCGCCGGTTTCGGCGGACGAATTTCTGACTGGGCTGAAAGGCCAGCGCGTGCTGGTGACGGCAGGCGCTGGCGGCATCGGTTTTGCCATAGCCGACACGCTGTCGCGGCTCGGCGCCCGCATCGTCGTCTGCGACGTTTCCGACGAGGCGCTGGCCGCTGCTCCCGGCAAGATCGATTTGGTCGCCGCTGTGAAGGCGGATGTTTCGCGCGACGATGACGTCGACCGGCTGTTCGAGGCGGTCGAGAAAGAACTCGGCGGGCTCGATGCGCTGATCAACAATGCCGGCATTGCCGGGCCGACCGGCGGTGTCGACGAGATCGATCCGGCCGACTGGCGGCGCTGCATCGACATCTGCCTGACCGGCCAGTTCCTGTGCGCCCGGCGTGCCGTGCCGCTGATCAAGGCAGCAGGCGGCGGCTCGATCGTCTCGATGTCGTCGGCCGCCGGCCGCCATGGCTACGCCTTCCGCACGCCCTATTCGGCGGCCAAGTTCGGCGTCATCGGTTTCACGCAGAGTCTCGCCAAGGAGCTCGGGCCGCATGGCATCAGGGTCAACGCCATCCTGCCCGGCATCATCGAGGGACCGCGCATCGAAGGTGTCATCTCGGCGCGCGCCAAGCAGGTCGGCATCAGCCACGAAGAAATGACGGATCGCTATCTGCAGAACATCTCGCTGCGCCGCATGACCAGCCCCTATGATGTCGCCGCGATGGTCGCCTTCCTGCTCTCCGATGCGGGCATCAACATTTCCGGCCAGTCGCTCGGCGTCGACGGCAACGTCGAAACACTTTGA